The following is a genomic window from Paenibacillus thiaminolyticus.
ATTCCCCTGCAATGTTGGCTTCTTGCCATCAACGCTGTGAAGAGCGAAACGTAAAGCCAATGTTGTATGAAGGAGAATTACAAAATTTTACGCTGCCCCATAAATACGATGCGATCATTATTCCAACCGGGTCTTTCTGTCTGATTGATAATCGCGAAGACTCGATTAATGCACTTAAATGTTTTTACGAGCATCTGAATCCCGGAGGACGGGTAATTATTGACCTTATCTTGCCCGAACGCATGGAGATAGGGACGATTTCTACATCAACCTTTACGTTCTCTTCAGGAGATGTCATTACTGTAGAAGATAAGCTCGTGGAATTTAATATGATCCATCAATATTCGGTTTCCTATCTAAAATACGAAAAGTGGCGCGAAGGAGCTTTAATTCAATCCGAGCTGCAACGTTTTGCGCTTCGCTGGTACGGCAATGAGGAATTCAAGCTCGTATTAGAAAGCATTGGCTTCTCAGACATCGTATGCTCTACCGATTATGTATATGGAAAGCAGCCGACAGATGGTAGTCAAATATTCACTTTTGAAGCTGTTCGAAAGTAAAATTTCTCATTCATCAGGTCTTGGCGTTATATGCCAAGACCTTTTTTGGCGTTCGGCAGTGATATACGGGAGATAGGATCAATTGACTTTACTGGGATGAACAGCGGCAGGACGAAAATACGATCGCGATTTACTCCACGGTGAGATCCTGCAACCGCGCGAGCACCTTGCCAACCCATCCTCTCCTCATCACGTCAGCGAGGAAGCCTTCGCAGAAGCGTTCCTGCCGCACATAAGCCGTCATCAGCTTCCGCAACTCCTCGATGCCGGCCCGCTCAATAAAGCAGCCATGCTCATCGACGCTCTGGAGCTGATTCTCTATGATCCAGGCTTTCCAATCCAGTCCGGCAATCAGAAATCCAGTGCCGCTTAGAACACCAAGAAATTCGTTGACCGGATCAGCGTATTTAAAATAATGCGAAAATGTAATTTCAAAAAACGGCTGGTCCGTGCCGCGGAAATAATCGCCGTAGGACAGCAATTGGTCTCGCGCGGACATTCCATTCTTCATTTTGTTCAGGTCCATATCTGGCCTCTCTTTCTTTGTATCAGGATGAGCCCATCCCATTCCGCGGTCAATCCGAGATAGCGGTACTTTCCATCTGTCAAATCCGCCGCCATAACGATAAGAACAGGTCCCTGAACAATTATACTTCAATTTGGAAATGGGCGGCAGGAGACTGTCGTTCCCTCCCCCTTCACGCTTTGAATGTTCAATCCTTCCCCATATTGAACAATAGATCACCATTACGGACTATACCAAAATGATACATCTCCCCTGCAAGCGGAAATAGCTAACCAACGGAAGACAATCGCCTCCCTACAGACCTTCAAGGAAAAGCAAGAGCGCCCTACGGATGAGGGCGCTCTGCAGAGCATGGTTTTATAAGCTTCTCTTTTTATAATTCCGGACAAAGAAGATAGCTCCGATAAGCAGCAGCAGGACGATGCCGACCGTTATCGCTTCGTTTACCCGATCGTTCATCGCAGCGGCATCGTCTTGCTCGCGATTGCCTCCCGGTCTGCCGCCGCCGAAGTTCGGCATCTGGCCATTGCCCATATCCGGCCTGTTCCCGCCGAACTCTGGCATTGCGCCGCCGCCCGGGTTCGCCTGACCGCCTCCGCCGGGATTCACCGTCGCACCGTTCTGCGCATCCTGCCCTTCTCCGGCGTTCGGCGGCTGACCCGCGTCCGGCATTGCGCCGCCCCCCGGGTTCGCCTGCCCGGCACCGCCGGGATTCCCCGGCGCTGCGTTCTGCGCTTCCTGACCTTCTCCGGCGTTCGGCGGCTGACCCGCTCCCGGCATTGCGCCATTGCCGGGAGGAGCTCCCATGCCGCCCCGGCCCGGCATTCCTCCCTGGATGCCTTCGCCTTGATCATAGGAAGGAAGCGTGCCGTCCAGCTGCTGCTTCAGATTGCTGACCCGAGCCTCGGCAAAGGTAAGGAGGCCGGGAATATTTTTCACGTCGCTCGTGAGCGATTGCTTGAATTCTTCATACGTATAGAACTTCGTCGGATCCTGCTCGACATACGTATCGATCATATCCGCGATCTCTTGCGCCCTCGCCTTCAGCCGTTCCGGCGACAAATATCCTTCGATAATCTGCTGAATGTACTGATGATACCGCTCCTTGTACGTGTCGTTCTGCAGAAGCTTATCGACCAGCGGGTAGTTCGAGACCGCGCCCAATGTCGGTTCATCCATCAGCATGCCGATCAGGCTGTCTTTGCTCCCGCCGAATCCGCCGAAGGACATGTTCATATCCCAAGGAATGAGCGAGAAGACGCCGTTCTCTTCATACAGGTAATAATTATGATTGAAATTCCCCTGGTAGCTGTCCATGTTGACGGCCGCCGTATTGACGGCCATATACCGCAAAATGCCGTCGACATTGAGATATTTCTCGTAATCCGTCCCATTGTTCAGCTCGTCCAGCATCTTGATCGTAAGCTCGTCATCGGATGATTTCGATTTGCGATTGAGCCCGTTGTAGGAAGATATGTCGTCCCCGCGCCAGCTCAGGTCGCTGCCCTGCCCGTCAGGCTTGTACAAGACGCCATATGACGTCTCGAAATTCCGGCTCAGGAACGATTCGTTAATTTGCTCCACGGCTAGAAATAATCCCGCTGGTTCGCCGTTGATCGATACGTTGGCGAAGGCGAATTGCGGCGTAGGCAGCCCCATCTCCGCCAACAATTCATACGTCAAGTATTCTCTGATGAACGATGGATCGCTGTAGCCGTTGTTCAGGTTGATGCTGGTCACACCGAGCAGATTCTGACTATCGATATATTCATTAAGCAGCAGCTTGAGACTATACCGGTCCGAATCCGATGAAGCGACGCCGGTCAGGCTGGAATTCCCCTTCGTACGAACGCCGATATTGTCCACTTCATAGCCGTTGTATTGAACGGAGGCCGCCTTCACCTCCTTATCCGTCGGATGCTCCAGCATGTCGCTGTAGTCATCGGCATCGATGGTGATGTTCACCTCGGTCACCTTGTCCTTCGGGAACAGTTCCCCCGGGAGCTTCACCACGTTCGAATCCGATGCCGTGCTGCATCCGGCGAGCAGCATCATCCAAGCGAGCAGCACGATCCCCAAGGGAACGAATGATCTTCGAATCATGTTCATCCACCTCCCGCGGTTAAGATACATAGTCTCCGTTATAGCTGATCAGGACCGCATTTTTAACGCCATTAATTTCCGTGACGCGGTTCACGAACCGCGGCTCGCTGTCTGCCAGTCTCAGTTCCAAGGTCAGCTCGATATTGCCGGGCGTCACGGTCTTCTGCTTCACGCTATGTCTCTTCACAGACTTGGACATGCAGCCATACAGCTCGGATTCCGCCTGTTCGCCTTCGCAGTTGACGACGAGCAGATAAGGCGTCTCAAGCGACGTCTTCTTCGAGAACAGGAACAGCACAAGGCCGATAACAATCGAGCCGACAATCCCCAGCGTATAGAATCCGGCCCCGGTTACAATCCCGACTGAGACGGACCAGAACAGGAAGATCAGATCGGTCGGATCCTTAATCGGCGTCCGGAACCGCACGATGCTCAACGCGCCAACCATCCCGAGCGACAAGATCAGGTTCGAGTTAATCGCCATAATAATGAGCGCCGTAATCAACGAGAGGCCTATCAGCGAAATATTAAAGCTTTTGGAATAAAGCACCCCGCTGAATGTCCGCTTATATAGCATGTAAATAAATAGGCCGATCGCAAAAGCTATGGCCAACGTCAGCACCATTTGCACCACGGTGATATCGGAATCGAAATTTTTGAGAACACTGTTTTTTATCATATCGGAAAACGTTATTTTCGTCGTTGAATCCATTACTGATCCTCCCATATACTTGTTTTGATGAACTTCCTGCAGATCACATATTTGGATGCGGATTGCCGCTTCAAGCCTTCCAGTTGCAAGGCGGCGTGCACATACTCCGGGAGATACTCGTCATACTTCACTTCCATGATGACGAAGTTCTCATCGAACGCCGGGATGACAGCCACATCCCGGCTTAACAGATCCGTGGCATTCAGCCCTGTCTTCAGCTGCTTATCGAACGTGATTCGAACATTGCCCGTCCAGGCGATGTATGCTTCTCTCACATAATCGACGATGACCTTCGGCCGGAGAAGCCGATGCTTCATCTCCCGGTACATCTCATAGAGCAGCGGTCTGTCCGGCTGGTTGAGCGCCTCGATATCGCCCTCCATGATCGATTGAAGCAGGCCGGGCGACAGTTCTTCCTTCACCTTCGCGATATAATCGTCTCTCTTGATTTTCTTTTCCAATTGAATCCGATTGCCCTGTAGATTATAGATGCGGATCCGCCACTTCTCCCGATTCCGTATGCCGCCCAGCTTGTCATGGAGGGCTTTGTTGTTAATATCGTCGAAGTACAGGCTCCGAATATGATATTCGCCCGACGGCCCGGCATGCGGATCCGTCTGCATTAAGCTCTTCAGCCGCTGCCGGATGACCATGTATTGATGCGCGTTGGCGTAGAACTTCTGCTCTTGGCGGTATTTCAATGCAGTTCCCACTTCCTTCACCTCCTTGTCTGTATAGGGCAAGTATAGAGAGGCCGTTTGAATTTCTTGTGAAGGGCGCATGAATTTTACGAGAAAGATAAAAAAGACCCGGATATCCGAGTCTTTCACATGAAATGGATGTCGAACCGCACGCCTTCCGGCACATTGCGGATGTGATAGCGCAGTCCATGCATATCAAGTATTTTCTGGACAATGTACAAGCCGAGGCCGCTGCCTCCGGTTTTGCGGTTTCTTGATTTTTCTACCCGGTAAAAAGGCTCGAAGATGCGCTCAAGCTGGGAGAGCTCAATATGCGCACCGGTATTCAATATACTCAGCAGCAGGCCATCCCTGCCGCTCCGCCGCAGCGAGACGCCGACCGTCTGTCCATCCCCGGAATATTTGACCGCATTGCTTAACAGATTGGCTACCGCCCGGGAGATAAGCTTCTCATCCGCTTGAATATACAGATTCGGCTCGATGTCGATATCGAATTCCAGTTGCTTAATGTCACGGAAATAAAGGAACTGGTCGAGACTGCGCTGAATCAGGGCCGACAAATGAACCTTGCCGATCCGCGGCTTGAAATCAAAGCTCTCCAACTCGGAAATGTTCAAAATCTCGTGAACAAGCTTCTCCATCTCCTTCATAATCTCATACGACTGCTGCAAATATTTATCCCGATCCTTGTACGAGCCGATCTGATGCAGCATCCCCTCCAGCTGGCCGGATACGGCGGTGATAGGCGTCTTCAATTCATGAGAGATCGTGGCGACGAATTCCCGTCGCTTCTGCTCCTGCTCCCGCTCCTTCTGAATATCATCCCGCAGCTTCTCATTAGCTTGCTTCAGCTCGCTCATGCTCGTCTGCAGATTGCCGGCAAGAATGTTCAGATTGGAGGACAGCTCGCCCAGCTCGTCCTTGGAACGAATGGTGGACGGCAAGGTGAAATCCAGCTGCGCCATTTTGGAAGCCACCTGGTTCAGATGGATCAGCGGCTTCGAGAGCAGCTTCGAATAGATTGCCGCGCCAATCATCGCAATTCCGAGGATGACAATGGACATATAGGGCAGGAACATCAGAATGACCTGGGATGCTTCATCGATCGGCTGAACGGGAGAGTAGACGGACAGCTTATAGTCCCCTGCCTGATCGGCGAACCGCACCGTCTCCTCAAGCGAAATAAAGTTCGTCCCGCCGCCATCCTTGCTGCCGTGCCCCCCGGGCCGGAACGGACCGTCCGGACGGAAGGGGTCTGCCCCGGGCGGCTTCGGCCCACGCATCAATTCATCAAGGTACGCCGGATCCATCGAGCCAGGACTGCCCGGGTACGCTACCTCTCCCGCCGGATCGTGCAGCACGACGCGCACGTTGTTGGCGAATTCGAATTGAAGCAGCAGATCGGCCGCCTCTTCCGCATTCACGGCATACAAGCTCTCGATCAGAGACTGGACCTTGCTGCTCACGTTCGCTTCCTTATACTTATAGTAATAATTGGGCAAGAGGAAAAACAGGGTCAAATAAAGTATGAGCGCGGATATAATTAGCAACGCCGACGTGATGCCGAAAATTTTGAAGGCGATTCCCTGCTTCCTCATCCGTTCTCCCTCTCCATCATATAGCCCAGCCCTTTCACCGTCTTAATATAGGGCAGCCCGATTTTTTTGCGAATGTTCTTAATATGCGCATCCACGATTCGGCTGTCGCCGTAATAATCGTAGCCCCATATTCGCTCCAGCAGCATCTCCCTTGTCATCACGCGGCCGATATTTTCCAGCAGCGCCTGCAATATTTCGAATTCCTTCATCGTCATATCGATCCATTCCTCATCGACATACACTTTATAGCTGTTCAAATCGATGCGCAGCCGTTCAAACGTCATATCGTTAACCGGAAGCGCCGGATTCCCGTTCTTGGCTCTTCTTAGAACCGCCTCGACACGCTTGACCAGCACGTTGAAGGAGAAGGGCTTGGCAATATAATCGTCCGCTTCCAGCTCGAATGCCTTCAGCTGATCCTTCTCTTCACTTAATGCGGTCAGCATAATAATCGGAACTGCAGATTGGGCGCTCCGGATCATGCGGCAGAGCGAGAAGCCGTCGATATTCGGAAGCATCACGTCCAGAATCACGAGATCGTAGACGGTCCGCTCCATCATCTGCCAAGCCTCCAAGCCGTTGTCCGCAACATCGACCAGATAGGAATGAGCAGTGAGAAATTCCTTGATCAATTCTTGAATATATCCGTCATCCTCAACGACAAGAATGTGATATGACATGGCGTGTACCTTCTTTCTGCATGCTAGTGGCGGCGGTAGCGGCATGGTCCGATGCGCGCCGCCGGATCGCTTCCATTATACGATCGCAATGTGAAATTCAGATGAATTATGGGCGGGAAATGGACTGATTTCCTTCTTATTATTTCCCCGGCAACCGCAGAAATTGACAGGAGATTCACAGCCATGACAGCATTCAGCCGACATCATGATCCACCCCATGACAAAAAAAGCAACACCGGCGTTTTTTCCGGTATTTCTATGGTAAAAAAATCACGCCATGCGCAAAAAAGACCCGGCATCAAGCCGGGCCTAATCTGTGGCAATCGCAATCTTATGAATCTATTGGCTTTTCTACGATCCGGTAACAGCATTTTACATCCCCGTCCGCCATGCACTCCAATCGCTCCACCTGGGCATCCAGCACTTCCTGGAACAAGCTCAGCTCGCACTGGCATGCCTGACGGTACCGGCACGCTATGCGGGCAATGGGGCAGTTCGCTTCCTCGAACAGGAACGAACCGTCATCCAGCTTGTCGACCGTGACCATATATCCTTCCCGGTTCTGGATGGCGGCCAGTCCGGCAACCCGTTGCTCCAAGCTGTCTCCGGACATCGCAGCGCGGTGCTTCTGCTCCAGCTTCTCCTGCCTTCGTTCGAACAACTCGCGGATGACGGATTCCCCGAACATCTCATTCATCTCGTCAAGCAAATCGGCGGCCAGCGCATCGTATTGATTCGGGAACAATGCCTCGGCGGAGAGCGTAAGCCGATATACGTGAATCGGCCTGCCTACAGGCTGGCGCTGCACGGCAGCCTCAATGAACCGCTCTTCCTGCAACGCATAGAGATGCTTCCGGATGGCCATCTCCGTTAACCCGAGGCGCTGCGATATGTCCTGGACCCGGATCGAGCCATGCTTCTTCAACAGCAGCAGTATTTTCCGTCTCGTCTTCTGTTCCCGTTCAGGAGCTTGATGTTGTCGCATCGCTTTCTCCCTTCTGCAGGCGGAATTAGCGAACAGCTTCGTTATAGCGGCGGTTCACTTCTTCCCAGTTGACGACGTTCCACCAGGAAGACACGAAGTCCGGCCGTCTGTTCTGATACTGCAAATAATAGGCATGCTCCCATACATCTACGACCAGAATCGGGGTCTTGTTCACTGCTAACGGCGTATCCTGATTCGGCGTGCTCATCACTTCCAGCTTGTCTCCATTGACGACGAGCCAGCCCCACCCCGAACCGAAGCGGCTGAGCGCAGCCTTGGTCAAATCTTCCTTCAATTGCTCAAAACAGTCGAAATGCTTCTCAATTCCCTTGGCTATATCCCCCTTAGGATCTCCTCCGCCCGTAGGGCTCATGATGGACCAGTACAGGCTATGGCCATAATGCCCTCCTCCGTGATTGCGGACAGCGGTCCGTATGTCTTCCGGGATATCGTCAAGATGGCTAATTAATTGTTCGGCCGTGGCGTTCTTGAATTGAGAGGAACTGCTCAGCGCCTGGTTCAAGTTCGCGACATAGGCCGCATGATGCTTCTTATGGTGAATTTCCATGGTTCTGGCATCCAGGTAAGGCTCGAGTTCATCGTATCCATAGGACAGTTCCGGCAGAGTGAATTGCTCCATTCACTTCGTCTCCTTTCCCTAATTAACAGAATTCACCTCTGATTATATAGCAAGGGAAATATTTTGTATACATCTAAATATTTTTACCTTGTGCAACTTTGAAGGCAAGGGCCTTCCTGTGAGCCAAGAGACAATGTTCTTTTTACTTAATGAAAAAAATTGTTGTAAGGGAAACTTTTTTTCGATTATCATGAAACTATACAACGAATTGGGAAAAGGAGTGACGCCATGCTGGATTTGCCGCACATCTTGATCGAGGGGGCGTTATTGTCTGCCGTCTTTTTGGCTATCCTGCTTCTATCTCTAGCCTATAACCCGCGAATATGGCTTCAGGATTATCCGCAAGATATTCAACGGGCGGCCCCGCCCCGTACCCCGATGGAGCAAAAGCAGTTTACGGCAGTCGGAACCATCGTCATGCTGCTCATTTTCGTTCCGTTTGCCACTTCGATTTATATCTACGGAAATGAGATTACGTTCTGGGGCGCTTTTCTGCATCTCTATCTTGTCTTCAACATCGTCAGCTTGACAGATTTGATTATTCTCGATTGGATTATTTTTTGCGTGGTTACACCGAACTTCATTGTCATTCCGGGCACACGGGGAGCGGCAGGCTATAAAGATTACGGGTTCCATTTCGTCGGCTTCCTGAAGGGGGCGGTCATGTCAGCGGCGCTCTGCCTGCTGCTTGCGGGGCTGCGAGTGGCCATAACGTATTGGTGAACAGATCAAGGAGCGGCGGGTTATCGTGATGATTCCTGCCGCTCCACCCATCTCGGGATATGCGCTTCGAAGTATGTCGCAATTTTCCGCGCCTCCGTTAGGACCAGCTTGATACCGGCTTCCTTCTTGAACCAGTCGATTCTGTTCACGCGCGTGCCGTCTTGCTGGACACAGAACTGGACCGTCGGGGGAAAGACAGCCTGATATGTCATGAGCGCTCTTCTCGAGAAATACGCTTTGCACACGAGGATGGCCCGGTTCACCTCCAGCTTGCGCTCCTGAATCACGCTCCAGGAATTTCGCGCATTGTCGAACGTATTTTTTGCCTTGTCTTCCTGCAGGATGGCATGCTCGGGAACCCCTAGCGAGAGGCCGATCTGCTGCAGATGCTCCCACTCGGTCCGATCCAGCTTCGGATTATAACCTCCTGACGGCAGCAAGTAAGGAGCATACCCCTCGTGATACAACTGGGCGGCGATCGCCATCGGCTGCGTATGGCTGCCCCCCGGAACCAGTATGATATCGGCAGGCCGGGGCTCTTCTTCCGGAACGAATACAAGCTCGGTGAGACAATCAAACGGATAAGTCAACCTGCGTCACCTCCTGTAAGGTCATTTCAATATTGAACGCCATGGGAACGGAAGGCAAAGAGACAGAGCAAATACATTAGATTAGTAGCGCCGAACAACGAAAAAACACCCGGATTCAGCACCATATACATGTATACGGGAAACTCCCGGCGAAGGCGATAAGCGGCAGCGAGCTTCGGAGCCGGAGCAAGCCTGCCGCGCACCCATAGAATGATAGAAAGCGCACATGCTCCATAGCCTATCCTCTGAGCCCTAGCAATACTAATCTTATTCATCTTATTCATCACTCGATTCATGGGGATACGGATGCGTATCCTCCTTGAAGTATTTTTATTGTCCGCAACATCGCTTGATTCCATCATAGAAAATAATGGTGTCAAGAACAAGTCCAAGGAGTAAACCGTTGACCCGAGCGCAGCAAGTGCCACGATCAAGGCAAAGCCCCGACCCAAAGTAACTCTGTCGGGGCAAGATTTGAAAGAATACGATATTGCCGCATTATGCCCTAAGGGTATAGGCTCACTGCTGCTCATCGTGCTGAAGATCCCACAGGTGCAGCCTCCCCGCCTCCCTATACTTCTCCTCCATTTCTTCTACGACACTGTGAATGAACAGGAACGGAATCAACCCGATTCCCATTACACCATAGCCGAGCCACTTCAATACCGTCATCATCTACTCCATCTCCTTCCCGCACGGCACCAACCGGAATCCCCAGTCTACGATTCCTCTTCCCGCCGCTTTCACCTCGGATTTGCTTTGTTCTTCACCTTATTCAACTGTTGAGAAATGGTGCCCGCCAATCATCAAGTTGTTGAGAAAATATCAACAGATGATGAATTTGTGCGTGAGCCCGCTCCTGCTCGCCGTAAGGGAAAGAATACATCTGTTTCATTTTCTTCAACAAAATTTTGAGCAGGCAAGCACATTCTGCAGCAATGTGAATTATAATGCTCATAACTGGATGGAAACGGCTGGGGGGTGTTGAGGAACATAAAGTAAAAGCTTTTTTTCACCGATAACAGGAAAGGTGTGGTGAGATGAGAACGTAAAGCAAGCTTTGCTTTGATGATGACTACATGAAAAAAGGAGCTAACAAAATGACATCATGGCTTATGATTGCCGCGTTAACCTTTTCGTCGAGCATCGATAATTTGGGAGTCGGCTTATCCTATGGCGTGCGGAATATTCGCATCAATTTTCTCTCGAATCTCTTTATTGCAGTAATCTGTTTTCTTTTTAGCATGTGCGGAATCTATTTCGGGATGTTCATTGCCACCGTACTGCCCGGTATCCTTCCGGTCGTGCTCGGCGCCTTCCTGCTCGTGGTGATCGGACTGCGCATTATATTAATGGCCGTTCCGCGCAAGAACCAAAATCCAAACACCCCCTCGGAAGCAGCCAGTCCCAAAAGCATTGGCTTCGTTGAATCCACGGTGCTCGGCATCGCCTTGTCAGCCAATGCGTTGACCAATGGTATCGGAGCCGGTCTGCTAGGTTTTTCCCCGCTATTAATCTCGATATTGGCGGCGGTCGGCAGCTTCGTTACGGTATGGGCCGGGGTGGCCTTCGGCATCAGGCTGACGCATGTCCGCATCGGCAAATTTACTGTCGGGCAGTTCGGGACCTTGATTAGCGGGATGCTCTTATTGCTGGTGGCCTTTGGCGCGTTTCTAGACTAGCAATCTCCCGATAGACATAGACAGCGTGTTCCTGCGGGCGGAAGCCCGCTTTCCTGCTTCAAACTCAATAAAAAAGCCAAAGGCTTTGCGTAACCAATGCCTTTGGCTCTTATTTGGATCTGCCTTAAAATTTAACTTTTTGCCCCGTTTTCCCGGACTGGTAAATAGCCGCAACCATTTTCTGCGTCTTCAATGCCTCTTCCCCGGTAATATGCAGCGAAGCGCCGTTGACGACCGCATCATAGAAATTCCCGATTTGATGAATATGGCTAATGCCCCAATACGATTTGACCCCTTCGCCATAATCGATCAGGTTGGTGCGATCCGAATCGCGGCTGATTTCCGTGCCGTCGTCATAGAAAATGCTGCCTTTCTCGGCCCGGATATACGCTTTCCCCTTCTCACAATGCAGTTCAATCTCGACAGGAGCATCGTAGCTATGATAGTTCATGGCGTAGAAGGAGGCCATGACCCCGCTTGTAAACTGGATCACTCCGTCAGCCACGTCTTCCACGTCAATATTTTCGTGCGTACGGTTCTCGATATGAGCGGAAATGGCCGTAATATCGTCGCCAATAAACCATCTCATCAAGTCGAGCGTGTGAATAGCCTGGTCAATGATGACCCCGCCGCCTTCCTTATCCCAGGTGCCCTTCCAATCGCTTAAGCTGTAATACTCGTCCGTCCGCTTCCATGTAACTGAGCAGCGGGCTCCCAGGACGCGGCCCAGCTTGCCGCTGTCAAGCGCTTCCTTAATCAGCACCGAGCCGGGATTGTAGCGGTTTTGGAAGATGACGCCAAATGTAACGTTGTTGCTGCGGCATGCTTCAATCATCGCTTCCGCATCTTCCACGGTAATGCTCATCGGCTTTTCCGTGATCACATGCTTGCCTTTCGCGGCCGCATAAATAACGACTGGCGCATGCATATGATGCGGCGTGCAGACATGAACAACGTCCAGACCCGCTTCATCAATCATTTGTTTATAGTCCACATAATAGTCACAGTTGTATTGCTTCGCCGCTTTTTGCGCCCGCTCCTCTTTGAGATCGCATACAGCCACTAATTCCGCGAGATCATTTAACTCTACAGACTTGGCATGCATCGGAAAAATATTGCCGCAACCAACGATGCCAACACGTTTTTTTGTCATGAATCGTCCCTCCATCCTTGTATCGCATTCGACGAGAACGCTTGCAACCAGATGATTCACCTCTATCATATCTCGGCATGGCGGAACTGCCCATGAATGATATCGGTATAACCTGAACTATTTTGCTGCAATTTGAAGCTTGCGCCTCCCCTTCAGCATTGCTCATGTATCGTCTTGCGATACCCCGGTATGACTTCCTCATCCCTCTGTTCGTTTATCTAATTTTTTCTCATAGATGAGTATCTCTTTGTTGTTGCCGTTTGTTTTCGAGTCGATCCTCTTGAAGCCTTGCCGCATCCAAAAAAGATGGGCCCGCGTATTTTTCGTAATGACTCCGATTCTATACTTGCCGATGCCTTGGCTCTCCATATGCTCTTCGAATAGCTGCACGGCCTGCGCGCCGTATCCCTGCGATTGCAGCTCCCCGCTTATCACCAGGAGCCCCAACCATGTGCACTGATCGGCTGGATTCATCGGTAAATATTCCAGGATGCCAATATAGTCCGCATCATCTTTTACTAGCACACGCTGAGCGCCGATTCGATTAGCCTGCTGAATATCATCAAGCACTTCTTCCCTGGATATGATCTCTTTATTTCTGGATAGCAGGTTAAATAAAGGGTTGGAATTGATTATGGCTTCTTCGACATCGATTAGCTTCGCCGATGTTTTCTCGAACGATAACATGGTCTTCATCTTCATCCTTTCGAATGCATGCTGCATATCATATCTGTCAGTTCATCGCCGGATAAAAAACCAAGACTCGAGTACAGCTTCTCCGCCGCATTGCCGGATGTGACAAACAGGCGCAGCACGGAATAGGTATCATTCAACTGATGAAC
Proteins encoded in this region:
- a CDS encoding helix-turn-helix transcriptional regulator, with amino-acid sequence MRQHQAPEREQKTRRKILLLLKKHGSIRVQDISQRLGLTEMAIRKHLYALQEERFIEAAVQRQPVGRPIHVYRLTLSAEALFPNQYDALAADLLDEMNEMFGESVIRELFERRQEKLEQKHRAAMSGDSLEQRVAGLAAIQNREGYMVTVDKLDDGSFLFEEANCPIARIACRYRQACQCELSLFQEVLDAQVERLECMADGDVKCCYRIVEKPIDS
- a CDS encoding superoxide dismutase, with the protein product MEQFTLPELSYGYDELEPYLDARTMEIHHKKHHAAYVANLNQALSSSSQFKNATAEQLISHLDDIPEDIRTAVRNHGGGHYGHSLYWSIMSPTGGGDPKGDIAKGIEKHFDCFEQLKEDLTKAALSRFGSGWGWLVVNGDKLEVMSTPNQDTPLAVNKTPILVVDVWEHAYYLQYQNRRPDFVSSWWNVVNWEEVNRRYNEAVR
- a CDS encoding YdcF family protein; protein product: MTYPFDCLTELVFVPEEEPRPADIILVPGGSHTQPMAIAAQLYHEGYAPYLLPSGGYNPKLDRTEWEHLQQIGLSLGVPEHAILQEDKAKNTFDNARNSWSVIQERKLEVNRAILVCKAYFSRRALMTYQAVFPPTVQFCVQQDGTRVNRIDWFKKEAGIKLVLTEARKIATYFEAHIPRWVERQESSR
- a CDS encoding manganese efflux pump gives rise to the protein MKKGANKMTSWLMIAALTFSSSIDNLGVGLSYGVRNIRINFLSNLFIAVICFLFSMCGIYFGMFIATVLPGILPVVLGAFLLVVIGLRIILMAVPRKNQNPNTPSEAASPKSIGFVESTVLGIALSANALTNGIGAGLLGFSPLLISILAAVGSFVTVWAGVAFGIRLTHVRIGKFTVGQFGTLISGMLLLLVAFGAFLD
- a CDS encoding Gfo/Idh/MocA family protein, with amino-acid sequence MTKKRVGIVGCGNIFPMHAKSVELNDLAELVAVCDLKEERAQKAAKQYNCDYYVDYKQMIDEAGLDVVHVCTPHHMHAPVVIYAAAKGKHVITEKPMSITVEDAEAMIEACRSNNVTFGVIFQNRYNPGSVLIKEALDSGKLGRVLGARCSVTWKRTDEYYSLSDWKGTWDKEGGGVIIDQAIHTLDLMRWFIGDDITAISAHIENRTHENIDVEDVADGVIQFTSGVMASFYAMNYHSYDAPVEIELHCEKGKAYIRAEKGSIFYDDGTEISRDSDRTNLIDYGEGVKSYWGISHIHQIGNFYDAVVNGASLHITGEEALKTQKMVAAIYQSGKTGQKVKF
- a CDS encoding GNAT family N-acetyltransferase — its product is MKTMLSFEKTSAKLIDVEEAIINSNPLFNLLSRNKEIISREEVLDDIQQANRIGAQRVLVKDDADYIGILEYLPMNPADQCTWLGLLVISGELQSQGYGAQAVQLFEEHMESQGIGKYRIGVITKNTRAHLFWMRQGFKRIDSKTNGNNKEILIYEKKLDKRTEG